The sequence CGATCATCATGGGCACCGTAGCGGTTGTGGTCGGGGTGCAGGAGTTCGTGAGGGGCTCTGCACCCCACCGAGCCGCCAAGCGGTTCTTCGTAGAAGGGGGTCTCCGACAGGTTCTCTTAATCGCCATCCCTGGCCTGGTTATGGTCGCCCTGGTCGACGTGATCAGCACCTATCTGGCGGCCATCATCTTCCTCCTGTTCTACACGCGATGCATCGGCAAGCACCCATGGCGGATCTCGCTCCTGGTGGCCGTGGCGGTCCCCGTGGGGATCTTCTTGCTCTTCGAGAAGTTCTTGCTCATTCCACTTCCAAAGGGCTACCTCGACGAACTGTTCTACATCTTCTACTAGTGCCGTCCCAACTTGAAAAGTGGTTCGACAGGGCTTCGACGGTGAGCTCAGCCGAACCGCTCACCACCCCGAGGAAGACGGTTCGAGAGCCTCACCGTCCCGAGGAAGATCGAGGGATCGAGGGGCCGAATGTGAGCGGCCTGCCTTGTTGCAAGCGTGGTGAACGAGTACAGCGAGAAAGTTGGTACAAATCGTTGGAACGGCACTAGGAGACAGGAGAAGAGCGCCCAGTAGCGGAAACGGGCAGGGCCAACAGAGAGGGGCGGGCCAACGCCGCCCCTTTTTCGTGGGAGGGGGCATGGAGGTCTTTGGCAATCTCCTGTACGGGTTCAGTATAGCGAT comes from Candidatus Methylomirabilota bacterium and encodes:
- a CDS encoding tripartite tricarboxylate transporter TctB family protein codes for the protein MRRADVACAFGLAALAVVFAWYAQELPIGWVHGEGPGGGFFPFWLSIIMGTVAVVVGVQEFVRGSAPHRAAKRFFVEGGLRQVLLIAIPGLVMVALVDVISTYLAAIIFLLFYTRCIGKHPWRISLLVAVAVPVGIFLLFEKFLLIPLPKGYLDELFYIFY